A section of the Oncorhynchus gorbuscha isolate QuinsamMale2020 ecotype Even-year linkage group LG06, OgorEven_v1.0, whole genome shotgun sequence genome encodes:
- the LOC124038239 gene encoding zinc finger SWIM domain-containing protein 8-like isoform X10, which translates to MELMFAEWEDGERFSFEDSDRFEEDSLCSFISEAESLCQNWRGWRKQSGGPNSPTVKIKDGQVIPLVELSAKQVAFHIPFEVVEKVYPPVPEQLQLRIAYWSFPENEEDIRLYSCLANGSPDEFQRGEQLYRMRAVKDPLQIGFHLSATVVSPQTGQSKGAYNVAVMFDRCRITSCSCTCGAGAKWCAHVVALCLFRIHNASAVCLRAPVSESLSRLQRDQLQKFAQYLISELPQQILPTAQRLLDELLSSQSTAINTVCGAPDPTAGPSASDQSTWYLDESTLSDNIKKTLHKFCGPSPVVFSDVNSMYLSSTEPPAAAEWACLLRPLRGREPEGIWNLLSIVREMFKRRDSNAAPLLEILTEQCLTYEQIIGWWYSVRTSASHSSASGHTGRSNGQSEVAAHACASMCDDMVVLWRLAVLDPTMSPQRRLELASQLKQWHLKVIEIVKRGQHRKSLDKLFQGFKPAVESCYFNWEVAYPLPGITYCSADKKSASFCWARAVQQQRGAKAGMAGDTSELAGGGGRSGSSEGGGGDYRGRTPQQEVAVRPKETIVSKRKGLSAGGGGGVLVRLGGSVCLSLEEGSSKGMYKGAGSSSSIGGKAKLAQGGKLSSGGSAGVGGKHQAAKRRTSSEDSSLEPDMAELSLDDGSSLALGAEASNTFDFTPPPPEMLPSPSPLLREPHKYSGGGKGAGNMPKERSFEVKRVTLAATLPATESQPAFPLKENAAVVVEVAVALEKEVEVVAEMEVNGNKEVAPAGDARLSTSVAVVTVTAAAAKPPRGGRRETGAGAVALPNQSPGAGGDLVGEDDYRAYYLNAASEEGAERVPENNHEEEPDIFAGIKPLEQEGQMEVLFACAEALHAHGYSNEACRLAVELAGDLLANPPDLKVEQPQTKGKKSKVSTSRQTQVATNTLVKTSFLLTVLSERLELHNLAFSTGMFSLELQRPPASTKALEVKLAYQESEVVALLKKIPLGLVEMTSIRDRAEQLRDGNFCDYRPVLPLMLASFIFDVLCTPVVSPTGSRPPSRNRNNEMPGDEELGFEAAVAALGMKTTVSEAEHPLLCEGTRREKGDLALALMITYKDDQSKLKKILDKLLDRESQTHKPQTLSSFYSSKPAASSQRSPSKHAAHNAHGHGGATGGVSKHAPNATAAAGSSSVQAVAAGGAAGQLAGSGVQNNATPGEGVSEAREQDGAQPASCDQPSEAVPFKPEGTVPSRLALGGRGAYSGRCWGSPVRQKKKHTGMASIDSSAPETTSDSSPTLSRRPLRGGWAAASWGRGQDSDSISSSSSDSLGSSSSSGSRRAGGGARAKSTDTSRYKGRRPECHAPHVPNQPSEAAAHFYFELAKTVLIKAGGNSSTSIFTQPSASGGHQGPHRNLHLCAFEIGLYALGLHNFVSPNWLSRTYSSHVSWITGQAMEIGSAALNILVECWDGHLTPPEVASLADRASRARDPNMVRAAAELALSCLPHAHALNPNEIQRALVQCKEQDNVMLEKACMAVEEAAKGGGVYPEVLFEVAHQWYWLYEQTVGGGSGAQREGPGRCRANGGAGRRPPETGHGVTDNSGNMESSGVATVTASVTAAAVVPVISVGSTIYQSHALPGSAMAHPHSQGLHPYTTIQAHLPTVCTPQYLGHPLQHVPRPTVFPLSGGAYPQGMHSAFIGAQYPFSVATGPHPPMAATAVTFPGIPVPSMTQIAVHPYHTETGLPLSTTVAGGVHAGATIQAIQGSSLPGMSSQPVSLVSAPFPSEDEQHSQPISQQGLHYLHSAYRVGMLALEMLGRRAHNDHPNNFSRSPPYTEDVKWLLGLAARLGVNYVYQFCVGAAKGVLSPFVLQEIIMEALQRLNPAHIHAHLRTPAFHQLVQRCQQAYLQYIHHRLIHLTPADYDDFVNIIRSARGAFCLTPVGMMQFNDVLQNLKRGKQTKELWQRISLEMATFSP; encoded by the exons atgGTCAGGTCATCCCTCTGGTGGAGCTTTCAGCCAAGCAGGTGGCATTCCATATCCCGTTTGAGGTGGTGGAGAAGGTCTATCCTCCTGTCCCTGAGCAGCTGCAGCTACGCATCGCCTACTGGAGCTTCCCTGAGAACGAGGAGGACATCCG GCTGTACTCGTGTCTGGCCAACGGCAGCCCAGATGAGTTCCAGCGAGGGGAGCAGCTGTACAGGATGAGGGCTGTTAAAGACCCTCTGCAGATAG gTTTCCACCTCAGTGCCACCGTGGTATCGCCCCAGACTGGCCAATCAAAAGGGGCGTACAATGTGGCTGTCATGTTTGACCGCTGCCGCATTACCTCCTGCAGTTGCACCTGCGGGGCCGGGGCCAAGTGGTGCGCCCACGTGGTGGCCCTCTGCCTCTTTAGGATCCACAAC GCGTCTGCAGTGTGCCTGCGAGCCCCCGTTTCAGAGTCCCTTTCCCGGCTGCAGAGGGACCAGCTGCAGAAGTTTGCCCAGTACCTAATCAGCGAGCTTCCCCAACAG ATTTTGCCCACAGCCCAGAGGCTCCTGGATGAGCTCCTGTCCTCCCAGTCCACAGCCATCAACACAGTGTGTGGGGCTCCAG ACCCCACTGCTGGCCCCTCGGCCTCTGACCAGAGCACTTGGTATCTAGATGAGTCCACGCTCAGTGACAACATCAAGAAGACACTGCACAAGTTCTGTGGCCCCTCTCCTGTGGTCTTCAG TGACGTCAACTCCATGTACCTGTCATCCACGGAGCCACCGGCTGCGGCAGAGTGGGCATGTCTGCTGAGACCTCTGAGGGGGCGGGAGCCTGAGGGGATCTGGAACCTCCTGTCTATCGTCAGGGAGATGTTCAAGAGGAGGGACAGCAACGCTGCACCTCTACTAGAGATCCTCACTGAGCAGTGTCTCACTTATGAACAG ATTATTGGCTGGTGGTACAGCGTGCGTACGTCGGCGTCCCACAGCAGTGCCAGCGGGCACACGGGGCGCAGTAACGGGCAGTCGGAGGTGGCAGCCCACGCCTGCGCCAGCATGTGtgatgacatggtggttctgtgGAGGCTGGCTGTGCTAGACCCTACCATGAGCCCTCAGAG GCGTTTGGAGCTGGCCTCCCAGCTCAAGCAGTGGCATCTGAAAGTGATTGAGATTGTGAAGCGAGGGCAACATCGCAAGTCCCTGGACAAACTGTTCCAGGGCTTCAAGCCAGCCGTGGAGTCCTGCTACTTCAACTGGGAGGTGGCCTACCCACTGCCAGGCATCACCTACTGCAGTGCTGACAAGAAGAGCGCCTCCTTTTGCTGGGCCAGGGCAGTGCAGCAGCAGAGAGGGGCCAAGGCTGGCATGGCTGGAGACACCTCTGAACTtgcaggaggaggggggagatctGGAAGCTCTGAGGGAGGTGGGGGAGACTACAGGGGCAGAACTCCCCAACAAGAAGTGGCTGTCAGGCCCAAAGAGACCATTGTGAGCAAGAGGAAGGGGTTGTCAGCCGGGGGCGGAGGAGGGGTCCTAGTGCGGCTAGGGGGCAGTGTCTGTCTTTCTCTAGAGGAGGGCAGTAGTAAGGGGATGTACAAAGGCGCAGGTTCCTCCTCGTCCATTGGGGGCAAGGCTAAGCTGGCCCAGGGGGGGAAGTTGTCCTCCGGGGGATCAGCAGGGGTAGGGGGAAAACACCAAGCGGCCAAGCGGCGCACCAGCAGTGAGGACAGCTCCCTGGAGCCTGACATGGCCGAGCTGAGCCTGGATGATGGCTCCAGTCTGGCGCTGGGCGCCGAGGCCAGTAACACCTTTGACTTCACACCCCCGCCACCTGAGATGCTACCCTCACCAAGCCCGCTACTCAGAGAGCCACACAAATACAGTGGGGGAGGGAAAGGGGCCGGAAACATGCCCAAGGAGCGCTCCTTCGAGGTCAAACGTGTCACTCTTGCTGCCACCCTGCCTGCTACTGAGTCCCAGCCCGCCTTCCCCCTCAAGGAGAACGCCGCTGTCGTCGTGGAAGTGGCTGTTGCCTTGGAGAAGGAGGTGGAAGTAGTGGCAGAGATGGAGGTGAATGGAAATAAGGAGGTGGCCCCCGCTGGAGATGCTCGGCTCTCCACCTCGGTCGCTGTTGTTACCGTGACTGCTGCTGCCGCCAAGCCACCGCGTGGTGGGCGCCGAGAGACTGGCGCTGGAGCCGTAGCCCTGCCCAATCAGAGCCCAGGGGCAGGGGGAGATCTTGTTGGAGAAGATGACTACCGGGCCTACTACCTAAATGCAGCCTctgaggagggggcagagagagtgcCAGAGAACAACCATGAGGAGGAACCAGACATCTTTGCTGGGATCAAGCCACTGGAGCAGGAGGGCCAGATGGAGGTGCTGTTTGCATGTGCAGAGGCCCTCCACGCCCATGGCTACAGCAACGAGGCCTGCAGACTGGCAGTGGAGCTGGCTGGAGACCTGCTGGCCAACCCTCCAGACCTGAAGGTGGAGCAGCCCCAGACAAAGGGTAAGAAGAGCAAGGTGTCCACCAGCAGGCAGACCCAGGTGGCCACCAACACCCTGGTCAAGACCTCCTTCCTGCTGACGGTGCTAAGTGAGAGGCTGGAGCTCCACAACCTGGCCTTCAGCACGGGCATGTTCTCCCTGGAGCTGCAGAGGCCCCCAGCCTCCACCAAGGCCCTGGAGGTCAAGCTGGCCTACCAGGAGTCAGAGGTGGTGGCTCTGCTGAAGAAGATCCCTCTGGGCCTGGTGGAGATGACGTCCATACGGGACAGGGCCGAGCAGCTCCGAGACGGGAATTTCTGTGACTACAGGCCTGTCCTGCCCCTCATGCTGGCCAGCTTCATATTTGATGTGCTGTGTACCCCAG TTGTCTCCCCCACAGGTTCCCGTCCTCCCAGCCGTAACCGGAACAACGAGATGCCTGGAGACGAGGAGCTGGGCTTTGAGGCTGCTGTCGCAGCACTGG GTATGAAGACCACAGTGAGCGAGGCAGAGCACCCTCTGCTGTGTGAGGGGaccaggagagagaaaggagacttGGCTCTGGCTCTTATGATCACATACAAGGATGACCAGAGCAAGCTGAAAAAG ATCCTGGACAAACTGctggacagagagagccagacccACAAGCCCCAAACCCTGAGTTCCTTCTACTCCAGCAAGCCAGCTGCCAGCAGCCAGAGGAGCCCGTCCAAGCACGCTGCCCACAATGCTCACGGACACGGAGGTGCCACCGGAGGGGTGTCCAAACACGCCCCAAATGCCACGGCTGCAGCTGGGTCCTCCTCTGTGCAAGCGGTGGCTGCTGGTGGGGCAGCAGGACAACTGGCAGGCAGCGGTGTGCAGAACAACGCCACACCCGGAGAGGGCGTCAGTGAGGCCAGAGAACAAG ATGGCGCCCAGCCTGCGTCATGTGACCAGCCGAGTGAGGCAGTCCCATTCAAGCCCGAGGGCACTGTGCCTAGTCGCTTGGCGCTGGGAGGACGGGGAGCATACAGCGGACGCTGCTGGGGCTCTCCTGTCCGCCAGAAGAAGAAACACACAG GCATGGCGAGTATCGACAGCAGTGCTCCTGAGACCACCTCAGACAGCTCCCCCACCCTCAGCCGACGTCCACTCAGAGGGGGCTGGGCTGCGGCTTCTTGGGGGAGGGGCCAGGACAGTGACAGCATCAGCAGCTCTTCCTCTGATTCACTGGGCTCCTCCTCATCGAGTGGCTCTCGCAGGGCCGGAGGGGGAGCTAGGGCGAAGAGCACAGACACCAGCAG GTATAAAGGGCGTCGTCCCGAGTGCCATGCACCCCATGTGCCCAACCAGCCATCGGAGGCGGCGGCTCACTTCTACTTTGAGCTGGCCAAGACGGTGCTGATCAAGGCCGGGGGCAACAGCTCCACCTCCATCTTCACCCAGCCCTCAGCCAGCGGGGGCCACCAGGGTCCCCACCGCAACTTGCACCTCTGTGCCTTCGAGATTGGCCTGTACGCCCTGGGCCTGCACAACTTTGTCTCGCCCAACTGGCTATCCAGGACCTACTCCTCCCACGTCTCCTGGATCACAG gcCAGGCCATGGAGATTGGCAGTGCTGCCCTCAACATCCTGGTGGAATGCTGGGACGGGCACCTCACCCCTCCCGAGGTGGCATCACTAGCAGACAGGGCATCACGGGCGCGGGACCCCAACATGGTTCGCGCTGCGGCCGAGCTGGCCCTGAGCTGCCTGCCCCATGCACACGCCCTCAACCCCAATGAGATCCAGAGGGCCCTGGTGCAGTGCAAGGAACAG GACAATGTGATGCTAGAGAAAGCCTGTATGGCTGTAGAGGAGGCAGCCAAGGGGGGCGGTGTGTACCCTGAGGTTCTGTTTGAGGTGGCCCACCAATGGTACTGGCTCTATGAGCAGACAGTAGGAGGGGGCTCAGGGGCCCAGCGTGAGGGCCCGGGACGCTGCAGGGCCAACGGTGGAGCTGGGAGAAGGCCCCCGGAGACTGGTCACGGTGTGACGGACAACAGTGGCAACATGGAGTCCTCTGGTGTTGCCACAGTGACTGCCTCTGTGACAGCAGCGGCTGTGGTGCCCGTCATCTCTGTGGGCTCCACCATCTACCAATCACACGCCCTTCCTGGCTCTGCAATGGCCCACCCCCACTCCCAGGGCCTGCATCCCTACACTACAATCCAGGCCCACCTGCCCACTGTCTGCACCCCCCAGTACCTGGGGCACCCGCTGCAGCACGTCCCCCGGCCCACTGTGTTCCCCTTGTCAGGGGGTGCGTACCCACAG GGAATGCACTCGGCCTTTATCGGTGCCCAGTACCCGTTCTCAGTGGCCACCGGCCCCCACCCGCCCATGGCAGCAACTGCGGTCACCTTCCCTGGTATTCCCGTGCCGTCCATGACCCAGATCGCCGTCCACCCGTACCACACTGAGACCGGCCTGCCTCTGAGCACCACTGTAGCAG GTGGCGTCCATGCAGGCGCCACAATCCAGGCCATTCAGGGGTCATCTCTTCCTGGTATGTCTTCCCAGCCCGTCTCATTGGTCAGCGCCCCCTTCCCGTCTGAAGACGAGCAGCatagccagccaatcagccagcagGGTCTTCACTACCTGCACTCAGCCTACAGAGTTG GCATGCTGGCTTTGGAGATGCTTGGAAGGAGGGCTCACAACGACCACCCCAATAACTTCTCCCGCAGCCCCCCATACACGGAGGATGTCAAGTGGCTCCTGGGCCTGGCTGCACGGCTAG gTGTGAACTACGTGTACCAGTTCTGTGTGGGTGCGGCGAAGGGTGTGCTCAGCCCCTTTGTCCTTCAGGAGATCATCATGGAGGCTCTCCAGAGACTCAACCCCGCCCACATCCATGCCCACCTCCGCACGCCCGCCTTCCATCAGCTTGTGCAGCGCTGCCAGCAGGCCTATCTACAG TACATCCACCACCGGCTGATCCACCTGACCCCGGCCGACTACGACGACTTTGTCAACATCATCCGCAGTGCCCGCGGGGCCTTCTGTTTGACCCCTGTGGGAATGATGCAGTTCAATGACGTGCTTCAGAACCTGAAGAGGGGCAAGCAGACCAAGGAGCTGTGGCAGCGCATCTCTCTGGAGATGGCCACCTTCTCCCCATGA